The following are from one region of the Nostoc cf. commune SO-36 genome:
- a CDS encoding CRISPR-associated protein Csc3: MVQGFYQKTQILNDGRRCLQLRILFDLGIPDVQRFRKLEKELTVAIGRSCNLFRIRISEDKGYITALLLGACEEVLQKYGLNPLAIFPDGELFEGEALPNVDLTKEIAVVWQIKIDQVFGNNIERLVRATKDGIKVTHQAIQQNIEEVLINVEALLERKKAGYKSEKIAKDVTKWGEGAGADALIKAAELQLLPVSNAEEFAISEGLKAAYLSYREAGLSPKEVWDKIAHHTGISELQRTAIEPFNGQYGRPLFAAKAAVKGLEGIKEALKESFQLRKESTQISEETEVSEEMIAAVSRMVNLPFAIRLNGANDLNAYVEANPRQRCSLGSTSTDIDELISDNMPPGTKVQAFSNRLPGGISAEPKRQADSIAALAYQLMAVGANFPAVKKQDPLYLHLALPKGSAPELLRIWRELLKQLAATNAEGGTVTVDELKLYKDNQLEFKANKVVGLALPKRPDFVHTSVIVPLLWGDVNNSLALLKSLRLALEISLSLDIGFPFTLSGNLEVEISTNKVDDRIFGRVEGIPSALIRLLGSGQYKRFKKEEIKEDRETLSAERILERLRCIGKLATSVASIQKADDCLYDLARACVRPIELYYVLLRWTLREQDEPNLSVIWSRICEPLNILLENLMPDDNSLLTKYLKEAAQLAAEGKIWGSSFKRTAQAEPFTAFIAAIRSQKSYLGLDVIFAALTQQYHTRLDRIREHRVGATKLEQVKRYYEVLRKLYEEVYSARPEKFLSDQKTLEAAYLFFLEEARKQLKVQSEDESVETTATV; encoded by the coding sequence ATGGTTCAAGGTTTTTACCAGAAGACCCAAATATTGAACGATGGGCGGCGATGCTTACAGCTGCGGATTTTATTTGATTTAGGAATTCCAGATGTACAACGTTTTCGCAAACTGGAAAAAGAATTAACCGTTGCTATTGGACGAAGCTGTAACCTTTTTAGAATACGCATATCTGAGGATAAAGGCTATATTACAGCCCTATTGCTGGGTGCTTGCGAAGAAGTTTTACAAAAGTATGGGTTAAATCCTTTAGCAATTTTCCCTGATGGCGAACTTTTTGAAGGGGAAGCCTTACCAAATGTTGATTTGACAAAAGAAATAGCTGTTGTTTGGCAAATTAAAATTGACCAAGTTTTTGGAAATAATATCGAAAGACTTGTCAGAGCTACGAAGGATGGTATTAAAGTTACTCATCAAGCCATCCAACAAAATATTGAGGAAGTATTGATAAATGTTGAGGCTCTTTTAGAAAGGAAAAAAGCTGGTTATAAATCAGAAAAGATTGCTAAAGATGTAACTAAGTGGGGGGAAGGGGCTGGTGCAGACGCACTAATAAAGGCGGCTGAACTTCAGTTATTACCTGTAAGTAATGCAGAAGAATTTGCTATATCTGAGGGTTTAAAGGCAGCTTACCTCAGTTATAGAGAAGCCGGATTAAGCCCTAAAGAAGTTTGGGATAAAATCGCTCATCATACGGGTATATCTGAACTTCAGCGTACTGCAATTGAGCCGTTTAATGGTCAATATGGGCGACCTTTATTTGCTGCTAAGGCTGCTGTTAAAGGACTTGAGGGTATTAAAGAAGCTCTAAAAGAATCTTTTCAACTAAGGAAGGAAAGTACACAGATATCTGAAGAAACAGAAGTATCTGAAGAAATGATTGCAGCCGTTAGCAGAATGGTAAATTTACCTTTTGCTATTCGCTTAAATGGAGCGAATGATTTAAATGCTTATGTAGAAGCAAATCCCAGACAAAGATGCTCTTTAGGTTCTACTTCCACTGATATAGATGAGCTAATTTCAGATAATATGCCTCCTGGTACAAAAGTACAAGCTTTTTCTAACCGCTTACCGGGTGGTATCAGTGCTGAACCTAAAAGACAAGCAGATTCAATTGCAGCTTTAGCCTACCAATTAATGGCAGTTGGGGCAAACTTTCCTGCTGTTAAAAAACAAGACCCGCTTTATTTGCACTTAGCATTACCTAAAGGTTCGGCTCCAGAACTGTTGAGAATTTGGCGTGAACTTTTAAAACAACTTGCAGCGACAAATGCTGAAGGTGGTACTGTCACAGTTGATGAATTGAAATTATATAAAGATAACCAGCTTGAATTTAAAGCTAATAAAGTAGTCGGTTTAGCATTACCAAAGCGTCCTGATTTTGTTCATACATCTGTCATTGTTCCTTTACTTTGGGGAGATGTTAATAATTCTTTAGCTTTGCTAAAATCACTAAGACTTGCTTTAGAGATTTCCTTGTCTTTAGATATTGGCTTTCCTTTTACTCTCAGTGGAAACTTAGAGGTAGAAATATCAACTAATAAAGTTGACGATAGGATTTTTGGAAGAGTAGAAGGAATTCCATCTGCACTTATACGTCTACTTGGAAGTGGTCAGTATAAACGTTTTAAGAAAGAAGAAATTAAGGAAGATAGAGAGACTCTAAGTGCAGAAAGAATTCTTGAGCGGCTACGTTGCATTGGCAAACTAGCAACATCTGTTGCAAGTATTCAGAAAGCTGATGATTGTTTGTATGATTTGGCTCGTGCTTGTGTCAGACCAATTGAACTTTATTATGTCTTGCTACGTTGGACTCTGCGAGAACAAGACGAACCGAATTTGAGTGTTATTTGGAGTCGTATTTGTGAACCGTTAAATATTTTGTTGGAGAACCTTATGCCGGATGATAACTCGTTATTAACTAAGTATCTCAAAGAAGCTGCTCAACTTGCGGCAGAAGGCAAAATTTGGGGAAGTTCTTTTAAACGAACTGCTCAAGCCGAACCGTTTACAGCTTTTATTGCTGCCATTCGTTCTCAAAAGTCTTATTTGGGTTTGGATGTAATTTTTGCCGCTTTAACACAGCAATATCATACTCGTTTAGACCGTATCCGGGAGCATCGCGTAGGTGCGACAAAGTTGGAACAAGTTAAACGTTATTACGAGGTATTACGAAAGCTATATGAGGAGGTTTATTCAGCACGTCCTGAAAAGTTTTTGTCTGACCAAAAAACTTTAGAAGCTGCTTATTTATTTTTCCTTGAAGAAGCACGTAAACAGCTTAAAGTCCAATCTGAAGATGAATCTGTCGAAACAACTGCAACTGTTTAA
- the cas7d gene encoding type I-D CRISPR-associated protein Cas7/Csc2, producing the protein MSISKLSSVLATTYENFPKGRFITLVVLRTTHSETIFRTEGSGEPMCSEFVQAGLEGENQKAIIQRLVMTKRKQVAPERRYGREHLRAHELLYTNPKDGALCSLNTNAPCEMCADCFLYGFAAGGGGAQKSRIWTEDAFSILPASDVVGDRTINAIYENGTMRDEKGNASTALNTSEYIKPGVHFLDVVTLKDVTADELRYIVGNILFTSRYGAVSSRVGRMENEILGVFGSITELPSSLELVQATYDVLGKPLEHPLNINQLITASKQVIANWKNKRGVSVQLSEEELANLLTDVETNWSEVERDNFLKRLTQSYEPFRQVATEKNKGKGKGKGKNTPVEVES; encoded by the coding sequence ATGTCCATTTCAAAACTTTCCTCTGTACTAGCAACAACTTATGAGAACTTCCCTAAAGGACGTTTTATCACTTTAGTTGTTTTACGCACAACTCATTCTGAAACTATCTTTCGTACAGAGGGTTCAGGTGAGCCAATGTGTAGCGAATTTGTTCAAGCTGGTTTAGAGGGTGAAAATCAAAAAGCTATAATTCAACGCTTGGTAATGACTAAACGTAAACAAGTAGCACCAGAAAGACGCTATGGACGAGAACATTTAAGAGCGCATGAGCTTTTATACACTAACCCTAAAGATGGCGCTCTTTGTTCTTTAAATACTAATGCACCTTGTGAAATGTGTGCAGATTGTTTCCTTTACGGCTTCGCGGCTGGTGGTGGTGGCGCTCAAAAAAGTCGCATTTGGACTGAAGATGCTTTTAGTATTTTACCTGCTAGTGATGTTGTAGGCGATCGCACCATAAATGCCATCTACGAAAATGGCACAATGCGCGATGAAAAAGGTAATGCCTCAACAGCCTTGAATACCAGTGAATACATCAAACCAGGAGTGCATTTTCTGGATGTCGTCACCCTAAAAGATGTAACTGCTGATGAACTGCGCTATATCGTTGGTAACATTCTTTTCACAAGTCGTTACGGTGCAGTTTCCAGTCGTGTTGGACGCATGGAAAACGAGATATTAGGTGTATTTGGCAGTATTACCGAACTTCCTAGTTCTCTGGAACTTGTACAAGCTACTTATGATGTCTTAGGTAAGCCTTTAGAACACCCTTTGAATATTAATCAATTAATTACAGCCAGCAAACAAGTAATTGCTAACTGGAAAAATAAGAGAGGGGTTTCTGTGCAGCTATCTGAAGAAGAATTAGCAAATTTACTGACTGATGTAGAAACTAATTGGTCAGAAGTTGAACGTGATAATTTTCTCAAGCGTTTAACCCAATCTTATGAACCCTTCCGTCAGGTTGCAACTGAAAAAAACAAAGGCAAAGGTAAGGGTAAAGGAAAAAATACACCAGTTGAAGTAGAGAGTTAA
- a CDS encoding M16 family metallopeptidase: MTSTLRKLTSLNAPTLHQLPNGLTIIAEQMPVEAVNLNLWIKVGSAVESDAINGMAHFLEHMIFKGTEQLASGEFERRIEERGAVTNAATSQDYTHYYITTAPKDFAELAPLQIDVVSNASIPDDAFERERLVVLEEIRRSEDNPQRRTYRRAMETAFDQLPYRRAVLGPESVIAGLKPQQMRDFHANWYQPQSITAVAVGNLPVEELIATVAEGFAKAIKTQHSPLPIPHSPLNAESPFTEIVRREFIDESLQQARLVMVWRVPGMTQLDRTYGLDVLAGILGHGRTSRLVRDLREERGLVSSISVSNMSNELQGIFYISAKCAVENLAVVEDAIAQHIGKLQTELVTESEIARIRQRVANRFIFGNETPSDRSGLYGYYQSLVGDLEPAFNYPGIIQSQDATDLMQAAKEYLSPSAYGVVFVKP; this comes from the coding sequence ATGACCTCAACCCTGCGGAAACTTACTAGTCTCAATGCTCCGACACTGCACCAGTTGCCCAATGGTTTGACAATCATTGCCGAGCAAATGCCAGTTGAAGCCGTAAACCTCAACTTATGGATAAAAGTTGGCTCTGCTGTAGAATCTGATGCCATTAACGGTATGGCTCACTTTTTAGAACACATGATTTTTAAAGGAACAGAACAACTGGCTAGTGGCGAATTTGAACGTCGAATTGAAGAGCGGGGTGCTGTTACCAATGCCGCTACAAGCCAAGACTATACTCATTACTATATAACTACTGCACCCAAAGATTTTGCCGAGCTTGCGCCATTACAAATAGATGTAGTATCAAATGCGAGTATTCCTGATGATGCCTTTGAACGTGAGCGATTAGTAGTTTTAGAAGAAATTAGGCGTTCAGAAGATAATCCCCAACGACGTACATATCGGCGGGCGATGGAGACAGCCTTTGATCAGCTACCCTATCGCCGTGCGGTATTGGGGCCAGAATCGGTGATAGCCGGACTTAAACCCCAGCAGATGCGAGATTTTCATGCTAATTGGTATCAACCCCAGTCAATTACTGCTGTAGCTGTGGGCAATTTACCCGTAGAAGAATTAATTGCAACTGTTGCGGAAGGATTTGCAAAAGCCATTAAAACTCAGCACTCCCCACTTCCCATTCCTCACTCTCCACTAAATGCTGAATCACCATTTACAGAAATTGTTCGTCGAGAATTTATCGATGAAAGTCTGCAACAAGCAAGGCTAGTGATGGTTTGGCGAGTTCCAGGAATGACGCAGTTAGATCGCACCTATGGATTGGATGTCTTAGCCGGAATTTTGGGACACGGACGGACATCAAGATTAGTGAGAGATTTACGAGAAGAACGGGGATTAGTTTCTTCAATTTCTGTGAGCAACATGAGCAATGAGCTGCAAGGAATATTTTATATTTCAGCTAAATGTGCAGTGGAAAATTTAGCAGTTGTAGAGGATGCGATCGCTCAACACATTGGTAAACTACAAACAGAGTTGGTAACAGAATCAGAAATTGCCCGTATCCGGCAGCGAGTAGCTAACAGATTTATATTTGGTAACGAAACACCAAGCGATCGCTCTGGGTTGTATGGTTATTATCAGTCTTTGGTGGGAGATTTGGAACCCGCCTTTAACTACCCTGGAATCATTCAGAGCCAAGATGCAACAGACTTGATGCAAGCAGCCAAAGAATATCTATCTCCTAGCGCTTATGGTGTAGTTTTTGTCAAGCCGTAA
- a CDS encoding helix-turn-helix transcriptional regulator: MPRKKETITLSIPPGTKEQLEAIARQLNITWGKEPSISGLIVAIAQQSVEVGKPFTLDSNQVNALHKAIKALSDAGQIGEAQTVLTLLLERSNLEAPLRQSLMKQLSQPAPAWRIQIEELIKRQQPFYLVYQNSQGDELAYTVRYAEVRFFERRFYLMIWCEETQDVENDIPDLPELWHNRCLRLDRIESMATIPASGNWRGELGYLEVYLHFRQGLVKAYQPKEDDIKDEVIGDVRQVVRRVVNDFWLIREVSRYWEDCVIVSPENVRDRLKQKLLTLCQLYDIETRS; encoded by the coding sequence ATGCCGAGAAAAAAAGAAACGATTACACTGTCAATTCCGCCAGGAACCAAGGAACAACTAGAAGCGATCGCTCGCCAACTCAATATAACTTGGGGCAAAGAACCCAGTATTTCGGGGTTAATAGTAGCGATCGCACAACAATCTGTAGAGGTCGGAAAGCCTTTCACCCTTGACTCAAACCAAGTTAACGCTTTACACAAAGCTATCAAAGCCCTGAGTGATGCAGGTCAGATAGGGGAAGCTCAAACTGTACTTACACTTTTGTTAGAGCGTAGTAATCTTGAAGCTCCCTTGCGTCAATCGCTGATGAAACAACTGAGTCAACCTGCTCCTGCATGGCGAATTCAAATTGAAGAGTTAATCAAGAGACAACAGCCTTTCTACCTTGTTTATCAAAACTCTCAAGGTGATGAACTAGCATATACAGTTCGCTATGCTGAAGTTCGTTTCTTTGAGAGACGTTTTTACTTAATGATTTGGTGTGAAGAAACTCAAGACGTAGAAAACGATATTCCTGATTTACCAGAACTATGGCACAATCGGTGCTTGCGTCTAGACCGCATCGAATCAATGGCAACTATACCCGCCAGTGGAAATTGGCGTGGAGAACTAGGTTATCTAGAAGTGTACTTGCATTTTCGCCAAGGCTTAGTTAAAGCCTATCAACCTAAAGAAGATGACATTAAAGATGAAGTTATTGGAGATGTGCGCCAAGTCGTGCGGAGAGTAGTTAATGATTTTTGGTTGATTCGAGAAGTATCGCGGTATTGGGAAGATTGCGTGATTGTATCACCTGAGAATGTGCGCGATCGCCTCAAACAAAAACTCCTCACTCTATGCCAGTTATACGATATCGAAACCAGGAGTTAA
- a CDS encoding histidine phosphatase family protein, protein MTLNLYLLRHGETTFSQSGNFCGETDAELTSEGMEMASAFADAYQQLKWEGVYVSPMKRAIATAKPFCDAIGMDMQLRDGLREGSYGEWETKSKSFAQENYAENYLKWVTEPAWNAPKGGETAVDIANRSMPVIAEIQEKHPQGNVLVVSHKATIRIMLCSLLGIDLGRYRYRVNILVASVSMVKFDVNGPLLEILGDRHHIPDRIRSRPGT, encoded by the coding sequence ATGACACTTAATTTATATTTACTGCGACATGGAGAAACTACCTTTAGTCAAAGTGGTAATTTCTGCGGTGAAACTGATGCGGAGTTGACTTCTGAAGGGATGGAGATGGCATCCGCTTTTGCCGATGCTTATCAACAATTGAAGTGGGAGGGTGTTTATGTTAGCCCTATGAAGCGCGCAATTGCAACTGCCAAGCCATTTTGTGATGCTATCGGTATGGATATGCAGTTGCGTGACGGACTTAGAGAAGGTAGTTACGGCGAATGGGAAACTAAGAGTAAATCCTTTGCCCAAGAGAATTACGCAGAAAACTATCTAAAATGGGTGACAGAACCCGCTTGGAATGCACCCAAAGGTGGAGAAACTGCGGTAGATATTGCTAACCGTTCTATGCCTGTAATTGCTGAAATTCAAGAAAAACATCCCCAAGGTAATGTTTTAGTAGTTTCTCATAAAGCCACGATTCGGATTATGCTTTGCAGTTTACTAGGAATTGATTTGGGACGCTATCGCTATCGGGTGAATATTTTGGTCGCGTCGGTAAGTATGGTTAAATTTGACGTTAATGGCCCTTTGTTAGAAATATTAGGCGATCGCCATCATATACCCGATCGTATTCGCTCTCGTCCGGGAACATAA
- a CDS encoding saccharopine dehydrogenase family protein, with protein MTDSVLILGGRGRIGSSVAQDLATHTQAQITITGRSAEFGKAVSLSSGGQVQFLVLDLAEVDKLQDAIANSNLVIHCAGPFHYRDTNVLETCIAQGVNYLDVSDHRSYTSKALNFSEQAAAAGVTAIINTGIFPGISNSMVRQGVEQFDKPEKIHLSYLVSGSGGAGITVMRTTFLGLQYPFETWIDGKWQIIKPYSERELVDFPPPYGRTGVYWFDMPETFTLPKAFPSVKTVITKFGSVPDFYNHLTWIAAHIFPKWLMQRRYMIEFLSHVSHSMTDVTNNFSGIGVAVRSEVTGQKDGKTAVYCSTVVHENTAVASGCGTGSIAQLLLEGKLKKPGVFAVEEALPTDLFEEVMQSRGIKINHSWL; from the coding sequence ATGACAGACAGCGTTTTAATTCTTGGTGGACGGGGGCGGATTGGTAGCAGTGTTGCTCAGGATCTCGCTACCCATACGCAGGCTCAAATTACGATTACTGGACGTTCTGCGGAGTTTGGCAAGGCTGTTAGCTTGTCTTCAGGAGGACAAGTGCAGTTTTTGGTGTTGGACTTGGCAGAAGTTGACAAGTTGCAAGATGCGATCGCAAACTCTAACTTAGTCATCCATTGTGCTGGCCCATTTCACTATCGAGATACTAATGTTCTCGAAACCTGTATTGCTCAAGGCGTTAATTATCTAGATGTCAGCGACCATCGTTCTTATACCAGCAAAGCTCTCAATTTTAGTGAACAAGCTGCTGCTGCTGGTGTGACAGCAATTATTAATACTGGTATTTTTCCTGGTATTTCTAACAGCATGGTACGTCAAGGTGTTGAACAATTTGATAAACCAGAAAAGATCCATTTAAGTTATTTAGTTTCCGGTTCTGGCGGTGCTGGCATTACAGTGATGCGGACAACTTTTCTTGGGTTGCAGTATCCTTTTGAGACTTGGATAGATGGAAAATGGCAGATAATTAAGCCTTATAGTGAAAGAGAATTAGTTGATTTTCCACCTCCCTATGGACGCACCGGAGTTTACTGGTTTGATATGCCAGAAACCTTTACACTGCCCAAAGCTTTCCCATCAGTAAAAACTGTAATTACTAAGTTTGGCTCTGTACCCGATTTTTACAATCATCTAACTTGGATTGCAGCACATATTTTTCCCAAGTGGTTAATGCAGCGCCGTTACATGATTGAATTTCTGTCTCATGTCAGCCATTCAATGACAGATGTCACTAATAATTTTAGTGGAATTGGTGTAGCAGTTCGTTCAGAAGTTACAGGGCAAAAAGATGGTAAAACCGCCGTTTATTGTTCAACTGTAGTGCATGAAAATACGGCTGTAGCTTCTGGTTGCGGTACAGGTAGTATTGCCCAGTTATTGCTAGAAGGTAAACTTAAGAAACCAGGTGTTTTTGCTGTGGAAGAAGCACTACCAACAGATTTATTTGAAGAAGTAATGCAAAGCCGAGGAATTAAAATTAATCACAGTTGGTTATAG
- a CDS encoding fructosamine kinase family protein gives MWTQIDAHISQVTGEKFQSQQRRSVGGGCINQGYAVSNGEITYFVKQNLASQVAMFEAEALGLEQMIATASIRVPKPICWGTADNSSYIVLEWLELGSGNSNSWLEMGRKLAAIHKASSSQGFGWKINNTIGSTPQINTWTADWTEFYIKHRLGYQFQLARRRGGNFPKQDKLLAAIPELLANHQVQPSLVHGDLWGGNAGCTASGEPVIFDPATYFADREVDIAMTELFGGFPAAFYTGYNEVFPLDAGYEQRKTLYNLYHILNHFNLFGGSYDSQANRMIDQILR, from the coding sequence ATGTGGACTCAAATCGATGCCCATATTAGCCAGGTGACTGGCGAAAAATTCCAGAGTCAGCAACGGCGATCGGTTGGTGGCGGGTGCATCAACCAAGGTTATGCTGTCTCTAATGGTGAGATAACCTACTTCGTCAAACAAAATCTTGCATCCCAAGTTGCAATGTTTGAAGCTGAGGCGTTGGGTTTAGAGCAAATGATCGCAACAGCTAGTATTCGCGTTCCCAAACCAATTTGCTGGGGTACTGCTGATAATTCTAGCTACATCGTCCTGGAATGGTTGGAACTTGGTAGCGGTAACAGCAATTCGTGGTTAGAAATGGGACGCAAGTTAGCGGCAATTCATAAAGCTAGCAGCAGTCAAGGTTTTGGTTGGAAAATTAACAATACCATTGGTTCCACGCCGCAAATCAATACTTGGACAGCAGACTGGACAGAATTTTATATTAAACATCGCCTGGGTTATCAATTTCAGTTGGCAAGGCGACGGGGAGGTAATTTTCCCAAACAAGATAAGTTACTGGCAGCTATCCCGGAACTATTGGCAAATCATCAGGTACAACCTTCCTTAGTACACGGCGATTTATGGGGTGGAAATGCTGGGTGTACTGCATCGGGAGAACCAGTGATATTTGATCCAGCAACTTATTTTGCAGATAGAGAAGTTGATATCGCCATGACCGAATTATTTGGTGGTTTCCCCGCAGCATTTTATACGGGTTACAACGAGGTGTTTCCGTTAGATGCAGGCTATGAGCAAAGAAAAACGCTCTATAATCTGTATCACATTTTGAATCACTTCAATTTATTTGGGGGTAGTTACGATTCGCAAGCCAATAGGATGATTGACCAGATTTTACGATAA
- a CDS encoding DUF433 domain-containing protein, whose amino-acid sequence MNEQTLLERITFNPQIFGGKPIIRGRRLAVEHILGMLAAGDTIETLLEAYPWLEREDVQACLIYARRLVGHERIEPLLIESPR is encoded by the coding sequence ATGAACGAACAAACATTACTAGAAAGAATCACATTTAACCCTCAAATATTTGGTGGTAAACCGATAATTCGAGGTCGTCGCCTAGCTGTTGAACATATTTTAGGAATGTTAGCAGCAGGAGATACTATTGAAACTTTGCTAGAAGCTTATCCCTGGTTAGAACGGGAAGATGTACAAGCCTGTTTAATCTATGCACGAAGGTTAGTTGGTCATGAACGAATTGAACCTTTATTGATAGAATCCCCACGGTGA
- the crtD gene encoding C-3',4' desaturase CrtD yields the protein MSSISVDKSKSRVVVIGAGIGGLTAGALLAHRGYSVLILDQALVPGGCASTFKRQGFTFDVGATQVAGLEPGGIHHRIFSELDIDLPEATPCDPACAVYLPGESTPINVWRDKEKWQAERQKQFPGSEAFWQLMATLFDASWEFQGRDPVLPPRNLWDLWQLAQAVRPSTLITVPFTLFTVGDALRLCGLGNDQRLRTFLDLQLKLYSQVDAEQTALLYAATALSVSQLPQGLFHLQGSMQVLSDRLVQSLERDGGKLLMRHTVEEIKVENGKATAVVIRNQKTGEVWTEAADHIVSNVTVQNLVQLLGQAPSGYKNRVEKLPQASGAFVVYLGVDASAIPPECPPHLQFLYDINGPIGENNSLFVSVSHPGDGRAPEGKATIIASSFVDPAQWWETEDYEGLKEKFTLQAIARLAQYFYLKPETIIHQEAATPRTFAHFTARDRGIVGGIGQRIPTFGPFGFANRTPIQHLWLVGDSTHPGEGTAGVSYSALTVVRQIQAQKLINYQ from the coding sequence ATGTCCAGCATTTCTGTTGACAAAAGTAAATCTCGTGTAGTGGTTATTGGTGCAGGAATAGGTGGACTGACTGCTGGAGCATTATTAGCTCATAGAGGTTACAGTGTCTTAATTTTGGATCAAGCACTTGTACCAGGTGGCTGTGCTTCGACGTTTAAACGCCAGGGATTTACCTTTGATGTGGGAGCAACTCAGGTGGCGGGGTTGGAACCAGGGGGAATTCACCACCGCATTTTCTCAGAATTGGACATAGATTTACCGGAAGCAACGCCTTGTGACCCTGCTTGTGCAGTGTATTTACCTGGGGAAAGTACACCGATTAATGTTTGGCGTGACAAAGAGAAATGGCAAGCGGAACGACAAAAACAGTTTCCTGGTAGCGAAGCATTTTGGCAATTGATGGCAACTTTGTTTGATGCCAGTTGGGAATTTCAAGGACGCGACCCGGTACTACCGCCGCGTAATTTATGGGATTTGTGGCAGCTAGCGCAAGCGGTGCGTCCGAGTACATTAATTACTGTACCCTTCACTTTGTTTACGGTAGGAGATGCTTTACGGTTATGTGGACTGGGAAATGACCAACGATTGAGAACTTTTTTAGATTTGCAACTGAAGCTATACTCCCAGGTGGATGCAGAACAGACAGCATTACTTTATGCAGCAACGGCGTTGAGTGTATCCCAACTCCCCCAAGGATTGTTTCACCTCCAGGGAAGTATGCAAGTGTTGAGCGATCGCTTGGTACAATCCTTAGAAAGAGATGGCGGCAAATTGTTGATGCGTCACACTGTAGAAGAAATCAAAGTAGAAAACGGCAAAGCTACTGCTGTAGTTATTAGAAATCAGAAAACTGGCGAAGTCTGGACAGAAGCTGCCGACCACATAGTTAGCAATGTTACCGTGCAAAACTTGGTGCAGTTATTGGGACAAGCGCCATCTGGATATAAAAATCGGGTGGAAAAACTACCCCAAGCATCGGGCGCGTTTGTGGTGTATTTGGGTGTAGATGCCAGCGCGATTCCGCCTGAATGCCCTCCCCACCTGCAATTTTTGTATGATATCAATGGCCCCATTGGCGAGAATAATTCCCTATTTGTTTCTGTGAGTCATCCTGGAGACGGCCGCGCACCGGAAGGGAAAGCGACAATTATTGCTTCTTCATTTGTCGATCCTGCACAGTGGTGGGAGACTGAAGATTATGAAGGACTAAAAGAAAAGTTTACCCTGCAAGCGATCGCTCGTCTTGCTCAATACTTCTATCTCAAACCAGAAACGATTATTCATCAAGAAGCCGCAACACCGCGCACCTTTGCCCATTTCACAGCCCGCGATCGCGGTATAGTAGGTGGCATAGGTCAAAGGATTCCTACCTTTGGCCCCTTTGGGTTTGCCAATCGTACACCAATCCAGCATTTATGGTTAGTTGGTGATTCCACCCATCCCGGCGAAGGTACTGCTGGGGTGAGTTATTCGGCGCTGACGGTAGTCAGGCAAATTCAGGCGCAAAAACTTATTAACTACCAATAA
- a CDS encoding DUF5615 family PIN-like protein codes for MKILLDTCINARVRTDLQTAGYDVVWSGDWPKDPGDEEILATAYREGRILVTLDKDFGELAILRGNPHCGILRLVNLSTKEQSIVCLRVLQLYGDELFSGAIVTAELDRVRIRPPENRA; via the coding sequence GTGAAAATACTACTAGATACTTGCATTAATGCTAGGGTGCGTACCGATTTACAAACGGCCGGGTATGATGTAGTTTGGTCTGGAGATTGGCCAAAAGATCCAGGTGACGAGGAAATTTTAGCAACCGCCTATCGTGAAGGTAGGATTTTAGTCACCCTTGATAAAGATTTTGGAGAGTTAGCAATTCTGCGGGGAAATCCTCACTGTGGTATCTTGCGCTTAGTTAATCTCTCAACCAAAGAACAATCAATAGTTTGTTTGCGGGTACTTCAGCTTTACGGAGACGAATTATTCTCTGGTGCAATTGTAACTGCTGAATTAGATAGAGTCAGAATTCGCCCACCTGAAAATAGGGCTTGA